The following are encoded together in the Serratia sp. UGAL515B_01 genome:
- the glnK gene encoding P-II family nitrogen regulator, translating to MKLVTVVIKPFKLEDVREALSSVGIQGMTITEVKGFGRQKGHAELYRGAEYNVNFLPKVKIDIAIADDQLDEVIDVISKAAYTGKIGDGKIFVAELQRVIRIRTGETDEAAL from the coding sequence ATGAAACTGGTTACCGTGGTGATCAAACCATTCAAGTTAGAGGACGTGCGTGAAGCTTTATCCTCAGTAGGTATTCAGGGGATGACCATAACTGAAGTTAAAGGTTTTGGTCGCCAGAAGGGGCATGCTGAGCTCTATCGCGGGGCAGAATACAACGTCAACTTCTTGCCAAAAGTCAAAATTGACATTGCTATTGCTGATGACCAGTTAGATGAAGTAATTGATGTAATTAGCAAAGCAGCCTATACCGGAAAAATTGGTGACGGCAAGATTTTCGTTGCCGAATTGCAACGCGTCATTCGTATTCGCACCGGCGAAACGGACGAAGCTGCACTGTAA
- a CDS encoding SmdB family multidrug efflux ABC transporter permease/ATP-binding protein: MNKMKKLWPTLKRLLAYGSPYRKSLGLAVMMLWIAAAAEVAGPILIGYFIDNYVAKGQLPLIIVCGLAVAYILLELLAAVLQYFQSILFNQAAVSVVQRLRTDVMDAALRQPLSAFDTQPVGQLISRVTNDTEVIKDLYVMVVSTVLKSAALIGAMLVAMFSLDWRMALVAVCIFPAVFLVMGIYQYYSTPIVRRVRSYLADINDGFNEVIGGMGVIQQFRQQRRFGERMSAASRQHYVARMQTLRLDGFLLRPLLSLFSALVLCGLLMLFGFSGEGAIGVGVLYAFINYLGRLNEPLIELTSQQSILQQAIVAGERIFELMDRDQQSYGCDEHLLKSGHIDIHDLSFSYRSDKKVLQHISLAVPPRGFVALVGHTGSGKSTLANLLMGYYPLSEGEIRVDGRLLSSLSHRTLRQGIAMVQQDPVVMADSVLANVTLGRNISEEVVWKALETVQLAELVRAFPEGIQTRLGEQGNNLSVGQKQLLAMARVLVQAPKILILDEATANIDSGTEQAIQRALRLIRKHTTLIVIAHRLSTIVDADSILVLHRGHAVEQGNHRQLLAQQGRYYQMYQLQLAGEELAAGTGENYQPV, from the coding sequence ATGAATAAAATGAAAAAGTTATGGCCAACGTTGAAACGGCTATTAGCTTATGGCTCTCCTTATCGTAAATCGCTGGGACTCGCGGTTATGATGCTTTGGATTGCGGCAGCGGCAGAAGTCGCCGGGCCGATCCTGATCGGCTATTTTATTGATAACTATGTCGCTAAGGGCCAATTACCGTTGATAATTGTCTGCGGTCTGGCAGTGGCCTATATCTTATTGGAACTACTCGCCGCGGTGTTACAGTATTTCCAGTCTATTTTGTTTAATCAGGCTGCAGTCAGTGTCGTGCAGAGGTTACGTACTGATGTGATGGATGCGGCACTGCGTCAGCCATTAAGTGCATTCGACACCCAGCCCGTCGGGCAATTGATCTCACGAGTGACCAATGATACTGAGGTTATCAAGGATCTCTATGTCATGGTGGTCTCCACGGTACTGAAAAGCGCAGCACTGATCGGTGCAATGCTGGTGGCTATGTTCAGCCTTGATTGGCGGATGGCGTTAGTTGCAGTTTGCATATTTCCTGCCGTATTTTTGGTCATGGGGATCTACCAATATTACAGCACGCCGATTGTTCGCCGAGTGCGCAGTTATCTGGCAGATATCAATGACGGTTTTAATGAAGTGATTGGTGGGATGGGCGTGATCCAACAGTTCCGCCAGCAGAGACGTTTTGGTGAACGAATGAGTGCGGCTAGTCGACAGCACTATGTTGCGCGGATGCAGACATTGCGGTTGGATGGCTTTTTGTTGCGGCCATTGCTCAGTTTGTTTTCAGCGCTGGTATTGTGCGGTTTGTTGATGTTGTTTGGCTTCAGTGGTGAAGGGGCTATCGGCGTAGGCGTGTTATATGCCTTTATTAACTATCTTGGTCGTCTGAATGAGCCATTGATTGAATTGACTTCCCAGCAGTCGATTTTGCAGCAGGCTATAGTGGCGGGAGAGCGTATTTTTGAACTGATGGATCGCGACCAACAAAGTTATGGGTGCGATGAACATCTGTTAAAAAGTGGGCATATCGATATCCACGATCTGAGCTTCAGCTATCGTAGCGACAAAAAGGTGCTACAGCACATTTCGCTGGCGGTCCCGCCACGTGGTTTTGTTGCATTGGTGGGGCATACCGGCAGTGGTAAAAGTACGCTGGCGAACCTTCTAATGGGGTATTACCCGCTAAGTGAAGGTGAAATTCGCGTGGACGGGCGCCTGTTATCCAGTCTTTCGCACCGAACCTTGCGGCAAGGTATTGCCATGGTGCAGCAAGATCCGGTGGTGATGGCCGACTCAGTATTGGCCAACGTGACGCTGGGCCGTAATATCAGCGAGGAAGTGGTCTGGAAGGCGCTGGAAACGGTGCAACTGGCGGAGTTGGTGAGAGCGTTTCCTGAGGGGATCCAGACGCGCCTTGGTGAGCAAGGAAATAACCTATCAGTAGGCCAGAAACAATTACTGGCCATGGCACGCGTATTGGTACAGGCCCCCAAAATTCTGATCCTTGATGAAGCCACAGCTAATATTGATTCGGGCACTGAACAGGCGATCCAGCGAGCACTTCGCTTGATCCGTAAACATACGACGCTGATCGTTATTGCTCACCGTCTCTCTACTATTGTTGATGCTGATTCTATCTTGGTACTGCATCGAGGTCACGCTGTTGAGCAGGGTAACCATCGGCAGCTCTTGGCTCAGCAAGGGCGTTATTATCAGATGTATCAGTTGCAATTGGCTGGGGAGGAACTTGCCGCAGGTACTGGCGAAAACTACCAACCGGTTTAG
- a CDS encoding SmdA family multidrug ABC transporter permease/ATP-binding protein, with product MRLFAQIGWYFRREWRRYLGAVVLLIIIAMLQLLPPKLVGIIVDGITEKQMSNHVLMAWLGLMVCTAIVVYLLRYVWRVLLFGASYQLAVELRENFYRQLSRQNPSFYLRHRTGDLMARATNDVDRVVFAAGEGVLTLVDSLVMGLAVLIVMSTQISLQLTLISLIPMPIMAIAIKHYGDQLHQRFKSAQAAFSSLNDQAQESMSSIRMIKAFGLEDRQSSQFAEVAAQTGVKNMYVARVDARFNPTIYIAIGASNLLAIGGGGWMVVNGSLSLGQLTSFVMYLGLMIWPMLALAWMFNIVERGSAAYSRIRSLLEEAPAVRDGERQLPIGRGNLVVDIKLFHYPETNTSALHDVALQLQPGQMLGLCGPTGAGKSTLLSLIQRQFEIDRGQISYHGLPLTQIKLDEWRSRLSVVSQTPFLFSDSVANNIALGNPAATQEQIEQVARLASVHEDILRLPQGYETEVGERGVMLSGGQKQRISIARALLLDAEILILDDALSAVDGRTEYEILHNLRSWGKNRTVIISAHRLSALTEASEILVMQHGTVVQRGQHALLAAENGWYRDMYRYQQLEAALDESPENAEEALADE from the coding sequence GTGAGATTATTTGCTCAAATAGGTTGGTACTTTCGCCGCGAATGGCGCCGCTACTTGGGTGCCGTGGTGCTATTGATCATTATTGCCATGCTGCAACTGTTACCACCGAAGTTGGTTGGTATTATTGTTGACGGCATCACTGAGAAACAGATGTCTAATCATGTGCTGATGGCATGGTTGGGCCTCATGGTCTGCACGGCGATCGTTGTTTATTTGCTGCGCTATGTGTGGAGGGTACTGCTGTTTGGTGCATCTTACCAACTTGCTGTGGAATTGCGTGAAAATTTCTATCGTCAGCTCAGTCGTCAAAACCCGTCTTTTTATTTGCGTCACCGTACTGGCGATCTGATGGCTCGGGCAACCAATGATGTCGACCGCGTGGTGTTTGCTGCCGGAGAGGGCGTTTTGACGCTGGTTGACTCATTGGTAATGGGGCTGGCAGTACTGATTGTGATGAGTACGCAAATCAGCTTGCAGTTGACCCTAATTTCACTGATCCCTATGCCAATTATGGCAATTGCTATCAAGCACTACGGCGATCAGTTGCATCAACGCTTTAAATCGGCACAGGCGGCTTTTTCCAGCCTCAACGATCAGGCGCAGGAAAGCATGAGCAGTATTCGTATGATCAAGGCGTTTGGGCTTGAAGATCGCCAGTCCAGCCAGTTTGCTGAGGTTGCAGCACAAACTGGCGTGAAGAACATGTATGTAGCCCGAGTAGACGCGCGTTTTAACCCGACGATCTATATCGCTATCGGCGCCTCTAACTTGCTTGCCATCGGTGGTGGTGGCTGGATGGTGGTGAATGGCTCTCTTTCTCTGGGGCAACTGACCAGTTTTGTCATGTACCTTGGTCTGATGATCTGGCCGATGCTTGCTCTCGCCTGGATGTTCAATATTGTCGAGCGCGGTAGTGCTGCCTATAGCCGTATTCGCAGCTTGTTGGAAGAGGCACCTGCAGTACGGGATGGCGAACGCCAATTACCCATCGGGCGCGGTAATCTGGTGGTGGATATCAAGCTCTTCCATTACCCGGAAACAAACACATCAGCACTGCATGATGTTGCATTACAGCTACAACCGGGGCAAATGTTGGGATTATGTGGGCCAACCGGGGCTGGGAAATCGACGTTGTTATCTCTGATCCAGCGTCAGTTTGAAATTGATCGTGGTCAAATCAGTTATCACGGTTTGCCTCTCACCCAGATAAAACTCGACGAATGGCGTTCACGGCTATCTGTAGTAAGCCAGACTCCTTTTTTATTCTCAGATAGCGTAGCCAATAACATTGCACTGGGTAACCCTGCGGCAACCCAAGAGCAGATTGAGCAGGTAGCACGTCTGGCTAGTGTCCATGAGGATATTCTGCGTTTGCCTCAGGGCTATGAGACTGAAGTAGGGGAACGTGGGGTGATGCTTTCCGGTGGTCAGAAACAGCGTATATCCATTGCGCGAGCACTGTTACTGGATGCAGAAATCCTGATCCTAGATGACGCACTTTCCGCGGTAGATGGACGGACTGAGTATGAGATCCTTCACAATCTGCGCAGTTGGGGCAAAAACCGCACTGTGATTATCAGTGCACACCGTCTTTCTGCCTTGACCGAGGCCAGTGAGATTTTGGTGATGCAACATGGAACGGTTGTACAACGCGGGCAACACGCGCTATTAGCAGCAGAAAACGGTTGGTATCGTGATATGTATCGCTATCAGCAGTTGGAAGCTGCGTTAGATGAGTCTCCTGAAAATGCAGAGGAGGCCTTGGCCGATGAATAA
- a CDS encoding Lrp/AsnC family transcriptional regulator, whose protein sequence is MLDKIDRKLLRMLQQDCTQSLQVLAESVNLTSTPCWKRLKRLEDEGYIRGRVALLDNEKLGLGLTAFVLIKTQQHSSEWYHTFVELTAQMPEVLAFYRMAGEYDYLMQVVVADMKSYDNFYKRLVNGVPGLIDVTSSFAMEIIKNTTVLPVPE, encoded by the coding sequence ATGTTGGATAAAATAGACCGAAAATTGTTACGCATGTTGCAGCAGGACTGCACTCAATCACTTCAGGTACTGGCCGAGTCGGTGAACCTGACTTCTACGCCGTGCTGGAAACGGCTTAAAAGGCTGGAAGATGAAGGCTACATTCGCGGGCGGGTCGCATTGCTGGATAATGAAAAACTCGGTCTTGGGCTAACGGCTTTTGTTTTGATAAAAACCCAGCAACACAGCAGTGAGTGGTATCATACGTTTGTCGAACTTACTGCACAGATGCCGGAAGTTCTTGCATTCTATCGTATGGCGGGAGAATACGATTACCTGATGCAGGTGGTAGTGGCAGATATGAAAAGCTATGACAACTTCTATAAACGCTTGGTGAATGGTGTGCCTGGTTTGATTGATGTCACCTCCAGCTTTGCAATGGAGATCATCAAAAATACGACGGTTTTGCCTGTTCCTGAGTGA
- a CDS encoding DMT family transporter, whose protein sequence is MTENAKRIGIVILLFILVTLTWGTTWMAMKIAVATIPPIFATGLRFLAASPLLLLFSWLTKTPLLFPKGSRLFQLLICLAYFAGPFTLMIYGESYVSSGLASIIFANMPVAVLIVSILLLKERISPTQLLGLVLGVVSLSTILYLESSQTSGTSWQGIAALLAAVIIHAIMYVQCKKRSQKISVLTFNTLPCLGAGFLLLLLGSWVEKIDSAMFSTSSLISVGYLGIVAGVFGILCYFALQQRASAFQASLVFLVFPIIALGVERMVSGTTISQASLWLILPLLLGILLTLTPISTIRTVLRLEPVRT, encoded by the coding sequence ATGACAGAAAATGCTAAAAGAATCGGTATTGTGATACTTCTCTTCATACTGGTCACGTTAACTTGGGGAACAACTTGGATGGCGATGAAAATTGCCGTCGCCACAATCCCCCCTATTTTTGCCACTGGTTTGCGCTTTTTAGCAGCCTCACCTCTGCTACTGCTATTTAGCTGGTTAACCAAAACCCCGCTACTCTTTCCTAAAGGAAGCCGGCTTTTTCAATTGCTCATTTGCCTAGCTTATTTCGCCGGGCCGTTCACATTGATGATCTATGGCGAGAGTTACGTCAGTTCAGGCTTAGCCTCCATTATCTTTGCCAACATGCCTGTTGCCGTATTAATCGTGTCTATACTTTTGCTAAAAGAACGCATCAGCCCGACCCAGTTGCTAGGGTTAGTTTTAGGTGTGGTCAGTTTGTCTACCATTTTATATTTAGAGTCCAGTCAAACTAGCGGCACAAGCTGGCAAGGCATTGCGGCTTTACTGGCAGCTGTAATTATTCATGCCATCATGTATGTACAATGCAAGAAACGCAGCCAAAAAATTTCAGTACTCACCTTCAATACACTTCCTTGCCTCGGTGCTGGTTTCTTATTGTTACTACTGGGCTCCTGGGTGGAAAAAATTGACAGTGCAATGTTCTCAACATCATCATTGATATCTGTAGGGTATCTTGGCATTGTAGCGGGTGTTTTTGGAATTTTATGCTACTTTGCTTTACAACAGCGTGCTAGTGCTTTTCAAGCTTCCCTGGTTTTCCTAGTATTTCCCATCATTGCCTTAGGCGTTGAGCGAATGGTAAGCGGTACAACAATCAGCCAAGCCTCGTTATGGCTTATACTGCCGTTATTGCTCGGTATATTACTGACTTTGACGCCCATCAGTACGATTAGAACAGTGCTTAGATTAGAACCTGTTCGCACCTAG
- the queC gene encoding 7-cyano-7-deazaguanine synthase QueC, with amino-acid sequence MKRAVVVFSGGQDSTTCLIQALQQYDEVHCITFDYGQRHRAEIEIAKVLSQTLGAKAHKILDVGLLNELAISSLTRSNIPIPDHESSSQEALPNTFVPGRNILFLTLASIYAYQVQAEAVITGVCETDFSGYPDCRDEFVKALNHAMILGIGRNIRFETPLMWLNKAETWALADYYRQMECIRHDTLTCYNGIQGDGCGKCAACHLRAKGLHQYQHNKAVVIASMKQKVGMV; translated from the coding sequence ATGAAACGCGCGGTCGTCGTTTTTAGCGGTGGGCAAGACTCAACGACATGCTTAATTCAGGCATTGCAACAGTATGATGAAGTTCACTGCATCACGTTTGATTATGGTCAGCGTCATCGTGCTGAAATTGAGATTGCAAAAGTGCTATCTCAAACCCTAGGTGCCAAAGCACACAAGATTTTAGATGTTGGTTTACTTAATGAGTTAGCAATCAGCAGCCTGACCCGTAGCAACATACCCATTCCGGATCATGAAAGCTCATCGCAAGAAGCCTTGCCGAACACCTTTGTACCCGGCCGCAATATCCTTTTCCTAACGCTAGCGTCTATTTACGCTTATCAGGTGCAAGCGGAAGCTGTGATAACAGGTGTCTGTGAAACAGACTTCTCTGGCTATCCAGACTGTCGTGACGAATTCGTTAAGGCCCTTAATCACGCGATGATATTAGGTATTGGACGAAATATCCGCTTTGAAACTCCACTGATGTGGCTAAATAAGGCAGAAACTTGGGCCCTGGCAGATTATTATCGACAAATGGAATGCATTCGCCACGACACGCTCACCTGCTACAACGGTATTCAAGGCGACGGTTGTGGTAAATGTGCAGCCTGCCATTTGCGTGCTAAAGGACTACATCAATACCAACATAACAAAGCTGTTGTTATAGCTAGTATGAAACAGAAAGTCGGGATGGTTTAA
- a CDS encoding YbgC/FadM family acyl-CoA thioesterase → MQTYIKVRGYHLDVYQHVNNARYLEFLEEARWEWLENLEAFHWMTQNNIAFIVVNININYRKPAVLGDKLCIDSKLLQLNGKSAVLSQKLTLEPEGTLVADATLTFVCIDLKTKRALPIEGALREHLVALQHKDTQA, encoded by the coding sequence ATGCAGACTTATATTAAGGTTCGTGGTTATCATCTTGATGTTTATCAACATGTTAATAATGCGCGTTATTTAGAGTTCTTGGAAGAAGCTCGTTGGGAATGGCTAGAAAATCTGGAGGCGTTCCATTGGATGACGCAAAATAACATCGCCTTTATCGTAGTTAACATCAATATCAATTACCGTAAGCCAGCAGTGCTAGGCGACAAACTGTGTATTGATAGTAAACTGTTGCAGTTAAATGGCAAGAGTGCAGTTTTAAGTCAGAAACTGACGTTAGAACCTGAGGGTACGCTGGTAGCTGATGCAACACTGACTTTTGTCTGTATCGATCTGAAAACCAAGCGTGCATTACCCATTGAAGGAGCGTTGCGTGAACATCTGGTTGCGCTACAGCATAAGGATACACAGGCCTGA
- a CDS encoding ComEA family DNA-binding protein, giving the protein MQLTKNKAINRFYLIVKLFLVAALFSLSGSSVFAAEAPSQVQKQILSVSPKTEEVTTSNKLQTKDEDKVSINQADAEKLASVMKGVGLKKAEAIVRYREQNGPFTEIDQLQEVPGIGPSIMERNRERLKM; this is encoded by the coding sequence ATGCAATTAACTAAAAATAAAGCTATTAATCGTTTCTATCTTATAGTGAAACTGTTTCTAGTCGCAGCATTGTTTAGTCTATCTGGGAGCTCGGTTTTTGCTGCAGAGGCGCCCTCGCAAGTGCAGAAACAGATTCTTTCTGTATCGCCTAAAACAGAAGAAGTTACTACGAGTAACAAGCTGCAGACAAAAGATGAAGATAAAGTGAGCATAAATCAGGCAGATGCTGAAAAGCTTGCTAGCGTAATGAAAGGTGTTGGATTGAAAAAAGCGGAGGCGATCGTCCGCTATCGGGAACAAAACGGGCCATTTACCGAGATTGATCAACTGCAGGAGGTACCAGGGATTGGGCCATCGATAATGGAGAGGAACCGTGAGCGGCTAAAAATGTGA
- the ppiD gene encoding peptidylprolyl isomerase, with translation MMDNLRAAANHVVLKIILALIILSFVLTGVGNYLIGGSGGYAAKVNGQVIERAQLEQAFQSERSRMQQQLGDQFSVLAGNEGYMQQLRHQVLSQMIDKILLDQYAKKLGLAVSDEQVKDAIRKEPYFQTDGQFDNAKYLDLINRSGFSAEDYAQSMRQQLINQQVIQGFGSSDIIPPSETQAMVALMMQERDVRLATIDIKALQAKQTVSDDALKAYYEQNKNSFIEPERVKVSYILLDAAALQDKETATEADITAYYEQHQSSYGQPERKKYSIIQLKTEAEAKVVLEQLKNGADFAVLAKEKSTDIISSRNGGAMDWMEPDTMPDEIKQAALTEKGQLSGVVKSSVGYLIVRLDDIKPALVKPLSEVHDAIAKQVKREKAIDAYYALQQKVSEAATSDNESLVSAEEVVGSKAVQTDWFTRDNVPATLNFKPVVQSIFDGSLIGENGAPGSNSDVITVDGDRAFVIRVVDHQPEGIESFDKVKERIIDMVKRNQAVQEAKLQGEKLLAALKQGKGDEAMKAAGLSFGSIQKMTRSAEDTQLVETVFSLPHPQEGKAVYGMSQDRHDNVVLVALDAVRPGTLPESEMKAFVGQMEQSAAGVTFDALLATLRKDASIKMGATEQQPQ, from the coding sequence ATGATGGACAATTTACGCGCGGCTGCTAACCACGTCGTGCTAAAAATCATCCTGGCCCTGATTATCTTGTCATTTGTTTTGACTGGGGTGGGTAACTACCTAATCGGTGGTTCCGGCGGTTATGCAGCGAAAGTAAATGGCCAGGTGATTGAACGCGCCCAACTGGAACAGGCTTTTCAGAGCGAACGCAGTCGTATGCAGCAACAGTTGGGAGACCAGTTTTCGGTGTTGGCTGGCAACGAAGGCTACATGCAGCAACTACGCCATCAAGTATTGTCTCAGATGATCGACAAGATACTGCTTGATCAGTACGCTAAGAAATTGGGGTTGGCAGTCAGCGATGAGCAGGTGAAAGATGCCATTCGCAAGGAGCCTTACTTCCAGACCGACGGTCAATTCGATAATGCCAAGTATCTCGATCTTATTAACCGTTCGGGCTTTAGCGCTGAAGATTACGCACAGTCTATGCGTCAGCAGCTAATTAATCAGCAGGTGATCCAGGGGTTCGGCAGTTCTGACATTATCCCACCCAGTGAAACACAGGCGATGGTGGCACTGATGATGCAAGAACGAGATGTTCGACTGGCGACGATCGACATTAAAGCCCTGCAGGCAAAACAAACGGTCAGCGATGATGCGTTGAAGGCCTACTACGAGCAGAACAAAAATAGTTTCATCGAGCCAGAACGTGTAAAGGTGAGCTATATTCTGCTCGATGCAGCGGCACTGCAAGATAAAGAGACAGCCACTGAGGCAGATATCACCGCATATTATGAACAACACCAAAGCAGCTATGGCCAACCAGAGCGTAAAAAATACAGCATTATCCAGCTGAAAACTGAAGCAGAAGCTAAGGTCGTTCTAGAGCAATTGAAGAACGGGGCTGATTTTGCTGTGCTAGCAAAGGAAAAATCTACCGATATCATCTCTAGCCGTAACGGCGGTGCGATGGATTGGATGGAGCCGGATACCATGCCAGACGAAATAAAACAGGCTGCTCTGACAGAAAAAGGCCAGTTGTCTGGCGTGGTGAAATCTTCGGTTGGCTACCTTATCGTCCGTTTAGATGATATTAAGCCAGCTTTGGTGAAACCATTGAGCGAAGTGCATGATGCAATCGCCAAGCAGGTGAAGCGGGAAAAAGCCATTGATGCTTATTATGCGTTGCAGCAGAAAGTGAGTGAAGCAGCAACCAGCGACAACGAATCCCTTGTTTCAGCAGAAGAAGTTGTGGGTAGCAAAGCTGTACAAACCGACTGGTTCACTCGTGATAACGTTCCTGCAACGTTGAATTTCAAACCGGTTGTGCAATCTATCTTTGATGGTTCCCTGATTGGTGAGAACGGTGCGCCAGGCAGTAACTCTGATGTGATCACAGTAGACGGTGATCGTGCATTTGTTATTCGTGTGGTTGACCACCAACCAGAAGGTATTGAGTCTTTCGATAAGGTGAAAGAGCGCATTATCGATATGGTAAAACGTAATCAGGCAGTGCAAGAAGCAAAACTCCAAGGTGAAAAACTGCTGGCTGCGCTGAAGCAAGGTAAAGGCGATGAGGCGATGAAAGCCGCGGGTCTTAGCTTTGGCAGCATACAGAAAATGACACGTTCTGCTGAGGACACCCAACTGGTAGAAACCGTATTCTCGTTGCCACATCCGCAGGAGGGTAAAGCGGTTTACGGCATGTCGCAGGACCGTCATGATAACGTAGTTCTGGTCGCTCTAGATGCGGTAAGACCGGGTACACTGCCGGAAAGCGAAATGAAGGCTTTTGTTGGTCAAATGGAACAAAGTGCTGCTGGCGTTACTTTTGATGCCTTGTTGGCAACCTTACGTAAAGACGCTTCAATCAAAATGGGTGCTACAGAGCAACAACCTCAATAA
- the hupB gene encoding nucleoid-associated protein HU-beta has product MNKSQLIDKIAAGADISKAAAGRALDAIIASVTESLKEGDDVALVGFGSFTVRERSARTGRNPQTGKEIKIAAAKVPAFRAGKALKDAVN; this is encoded by the coding sequence GTGAATAAGTCACAACTGATCGACAAAATTGCCGCAGGTGCTGATATTTCCAAAGCGGCGGCAGGGCGTGCTTTAGATGCAATCATTGCATCCGTTACCGAGTCCTTGAAAGAAGGTGATGATGTAGCTTTGGTTGGTTTTGGTTCTTTCACCGTACGTGAGCGCTCAGCTCGTACTGGTCGCAACCCGCAAACGGGTAAAGAGATCAAAATCGCAGCAGCCAAAGTACCCGCATTTCGTGCAGGTAAAGCGCTGAAAGACGCAGTAAACTGA